The genomic window CTGATGGCAAGAATTTTAAGCCCCATTTAAGGTGGACGCTGGAATTATTTCTAGATGGAGCAAAGTAGCACAGGTTGCTGAGCTGCAAATCACTGCGATAGTGACTGGCCAACCCAGTAACCCACAAGGCTAGCATGCCTTGTTAGTGCCACTGTGGTGTGAATTAGACTTTTTTACAGGTGACATCAATGCGGGAGAAGGAAGGGCAATGATGGGCAAGAGTGCTGGAATATCTGATGCTCAGAAACTTCCTTCCTCTTTATTCCTCTGTTAGGTCCCTGGGGAGGGGAACAATGAATGGGAAACTCTAGCACCGCCGCTAGCTAGCATATAgcactattaggttggtgcaaaagtaattgcagttttttaCTTAATGgtaaaaccacaattacttttgcaccaacctattaGTAGCTGAACAAAAGTGTTTGTTGAACTTAATTGATCCTGGAAGACTGTGCCAACATtgaggacaaaaagaaaaaagcccatCTTGGAATCAGACCCATCTTTGCTCAAAGTAAGACTCTGGAATGTACTATCTGTGCAACTTGGGGCAAGTTATTTCACCTTTCTGGGTCTTGGTTTTGCCACGAATATGAAAGCTAGTCGTGTCCCTCTAGGAGAAGCGGTTCGTGTTAGTGGCAGGTGCGCCCCCTCCCAATAGGTGACAAGAACACGCCCTCTCCCGTTTCTGCGTTACCTCCCCCAGGCCGCGCGATGGCGCTGCGTCTCCGCAGCGGCCCGGGCCTCTCTGGGGCACTCGGGCGCGCTGGCCCCTGGGGACGCCGAGGGCGGCTGCGAAGCGCAGAGAGGCCGTGGTGAGTGCGGCGGCACTAGGGGGTGATCTTCCCGGCCCCCGGGCTCCCGGGTGGGAAGGGGCAGCTGGGCTGCGCGGAGCAGGCCCTCGTGAGCCCCGGGAAGGAACGCAGCGCAGGGTGTGGGGCCACCCTCAGCATCCGACCGCAGGCGGGGACGAGAGCCTTGGGCAGCAGCCGGGAGACCCCTCCCCTGACCGCTGACTTGCCGGGGATCCCTGGCATCACTTCCCCGCCGCCGAGACTTGGACCAGAGGGTTTCTAAGGCCCTTTCGGTGCCGGCGTTGCGGGGTCGCGGGTGATCCCGGGGTCTGTGCTCTGATCCCCGGCCCTGCCCGTCTCTCTTACAGGCTCTCCCACCTGTCACCCTGGCCCTTCTCTGCTTGGACGGTGTCTTCCTCTCCTCAGCTGAGAATGACTTCGTCCACCGGATCCAGGAGGAACTGGACCGCTTTCTGCTGCAGAAGCAGCTGTCAAAGTAGGCTCGTGGGAGGGGCGAGGGTGCCTCTTTGCTGGGAAGGGCAGTGTTCCCGAGCCGCCTGTGTGCCCTCCCCCAGGTGGTGCCTGGCAGCTGGCTCTGACCTTGGCCTTTAGTCTTCATAACGCCAGCTGCCGCTTCCAGCTGCATCTTTGTAATTCTGAGCATCACCCTGAGACTGAAGGGTCCCCGCACAGGGAGGCGGATGGGACCTGTGGGTCCCTGCGGTCACCTCTGTCTATGCTCAGATCCTTTGCAGTCCACCTGGGACCCAGGGGGCGGAAGGGAGGCCAGCGTTAATCCGCGATTAACCTGGGAGTGGACCTGGTAGGGGTCAGGCCCTGGACACCTGCTCAGcgcttcttcccctccctccccagggtTCTTCTTTTCCCCCCACTCTCCAGTCGCCTCCGGTACCTGATCCATAGAACAGCAGAGAATTTTGATCTCTTGAGCAGCTTCTCCGTTGGGGAGGGCTGGAAGAGGAGGACGGTCATCTGTCACCAGGACATCAGGTGTGTAGCCTCCCACCTTGGAGTGCCTGCAGCAGTGGTGTGTGGGCGGCCAGCCAGCTGGTCAGCCTTTGgaagggcagggctgggtggaACCAGGGCTGGGACCCCAGGGCTGCTGCCATTCCTAGCCGCAGCCGCTTAACCAGGGCTGCCTTTTGCATCAACAGTGGAGCAGATATGCAGTTTGTGGAATTCACTTGGCAAAATCAGCTATGTGGTTGggccaaaagagagagagatctgttTAAGtagtgggtgtggtgggggggggTCTCCCTAGCATTCCTCTCAGTGAGCTTGTGCCCCACAGAGACCAGAAAAGCCCCTGCTGGGCTTGGGTCCCCTCTGTTCCCATGTGCATCTCACAGTGAGCATCTTACTTTAATGACTGTGATCCTAGTGTTTGAAGTGACATGTTTTTCTGATAGCCTAATTCTTAAATGCAAAAGCTTACCTGCCTGGTGTGTAATTGAAGATGGACTAATCTCTAATTTTGATCATAGCACTAGAGGGGCGAGCTGGCTGCTCTGGGCTTGTTCAAAAGTGACAGCCTCCACTGTGATGCCTTCCTAAGGGATTTTCGAGGGTCATTTTGGCTGTGGTTTTCGCCTAATGCTGACCTGAATGTCACTCCTGAATGACAAGTGGCTCTAGTAAATCATTTTCCTTTGGGCCCCTATACACTCTGATTACCTCTTCCCATTCCTGCTCCAGGGTACCCAGTTCAGATGGCCTCTCTGGCCCCTGCCGCCCTCCTGCCTCCTACCCCAGCAAGTACCACGGTCCTCGGCCCACCTCCAACCAAGGAGCAGCTGCTCCCCGAGGTGCCCGGGCTGGCCGGTGGTATCGTGGACGCAAGCCAGACCAGCCTTTGTATGTGCCCCGGGTGCTGCGCAGGCAGGAAGAATGGGGGCTGACCTCTACCTCGGGGCTCAAGGGAGAGGCCCCAGCTGGCAGGGATCCAGAAGAACCTGGAGATGTTGGTGCTGGAGACCCCAACTCTGATCAGGGACTCCCTGTGCTGATGACTCAGGGAACAGAGGACCTAAAGAGCCCAGGACAAAGGTGTGAGAATGAGCCGCTGCCGGACCCTGTTGGCCCTGAGCCCCCGGGGCCTGAGAGTCAGTCAGGGAAGGGAGACAGGGTGGAGACGGCCACACGGTTTGGGTCCACCCTGCAGCTAGACctggaagaggggaaggagagtCCGCTGGAGAAGAGGCTcgtggcagaggaggaagaggacgaAGAGGAGGTGGAAGAGGACGGCCCCAGCAGCTGCTGGGAAGACGATTACACTGAGCTGCTGCAGGAGGTGATGAGGCTCTTGAGCCCAGAAAGGGAGGGCGGAGGTGAGGTGGGTGTGGCCGTGGGTAGGGCTGGGTGTTGGGTGACAGGGATTCCTTAGGGAACACAGGAGAGGAGGTGTGGATTTTGGGTCCCAGCCCAGCCATGTAGGAGCTGcttgaccctgggcaagttattttgtgttgctgagtctcagtttcctcatctgaaactAAAACCAGATAACACAGCCTTCGCTAGGTCACGGACTCTGTGTACAAGTACGCCGTCCTGTGTTACGGATGCCAGTCATGGAAATTACTCTTTAGCCTGAAGTTTTATCTTACAAATCTTGTTTCCTGGGGACCGTGTGACTGCCCCTGAGACTGGCTGTGGGTTCGGTTGGGAGAGTAGAATCTTTTATGGCTATTTTATACATGAAGAATGCAGACCACAGACCTGCCAAATATCACAGCGctaggaggggaaggaagggtcTTGGACttgcccagctctgcctcttaacTGACTTTGCAACTTTGGGAAAAATTACTTAACTCTTGggccttcagtttccccatctgtaaagcaGCTTTCTAGAATATAGTTTTCAGGATTCTATGGAACGTTGTGTGTGTAATTGCCAGTCACTTAGTGGGGACTCCATACAAGTAAATGCCCTCCCGTAAAACCCACGCTTCTTGACCTTCCAGCCCAGCCTGCCTGCTGCTGCCCTTTCCAGACTTTTGCTATGAGGGCTCCTTCTCCCCGCAGAGCTCTCAGCGCACGGGCTAGTGGTTTGGAGCTCTGCGTGTCCAGGCTCCCCTTGCTAAAGGGTCCAATCTCTCCTAGATCACAGACAACCTGACGAAGAAGGAGATTCAGATAGAGAAGATCCACTTGGACACGTCCTCCTTTGTAGAGGAACTGCCTGGAGAGAAGGACCTTGCCCACGTGGTAGAGATCTATGACTTTGAACCAGCGCTCAAGACGGAGGACCTGCTGGCAACGTTTTCTGAGTTCCAGTGAGTGGTGGCTGGGGAGGTGCTGCCTTCAGAGAGAAGCTAGGACACGCTTTGTAGCTGGGGGTGCttgcctgccccacccccagtGCCTTAATGCTTcagcaagagagacagaaagtgggTGTGTTGCCTGGGTTCTGTATTCCTGGGCAGTTCACCCTGCCAGCCATCCTTGGGGAAAGAGAGCACTGATTTGTTGGTCGTAGATACACCTTGGAGGCCCTAGACCTGGGCTAGCCCCTCTGCCTGGCCACATGCCTGCCAGGACCCCACGCACCCTCCCTCAGTCTTGAGGGACATGACAGCCCCCTCTTTTCCCCTTGCCCACCTCCCAGCGGCTGCTCAGTGGGTCTCCAGCAGGCTACAGGCCAGCTCCATGTGGCAACTGTTTCTAGGGTACACTGAGCAGCCTGCTGGGGCAGAGTGGAGGTTGGGATGGTGGCCAGAGTCTGCATTGAGAGACACAACTTccctcctcctcagcttccccacATGCCTTTAGATCGAccctcctgtctttccttttttcttttccttttcctttttattctcattttgccttctccccttccccttctttgTTCCTGCTCAGgcttgctttctcttcttttgttttgagacaggatcttgctcttttgcccaggcgggagtgcagtggtgggatcacagcttgctgcagcctcaacctcctgggctcaagtgatcctcccaccttggcctcccaagtagctgggactacaggcatgcaccaccatgcccagctctgctTAGGCTTTTAGAAACCCCTTTCTGCACGGCCCTCGTTAACCCTGCTTCCTAAAGCCTTCTTCCCCCGTGCTGTGCCCCTGAGCAGGAGGAGAGCCAAAGGGGTGGCTAGGGGCAACGTGTTCTACGCTTGTATTCTCTACGTTGATGGtgcagccaggctggggccccTGTGCCTTCCTCAGCCCGGGTAGGGCCACACTGCCTTAGGTCTCTCACAGGCTGCAGGGTAGGTGGCACCTTCCTGAGCAATAGGAAGAAAGCCAACAGGAGCTTGGTGGCCCTGCTGGTTTGAGCTCCTGTTCCCCTCCCCCGCCACAGAAACCCTTTCTTCCCCAGCCTCAGACCCCGTGGCCTTGGCCTGGCCGAGACAAGCCTGTGAGGAGTCTCTTCTTCCTTCGCGTCGTGCCATATGAGCTGTTTGAGTCCTGGCTTCTTTAGTTCTAGAAACTGGTGACCTGCCTGACATATTGACAGGAGTGACGTTTGTCTTTCTGAAGCCAACCATACGGGCTTCAGAGGAAGTTTGCTGCAAATGGTTGTCTCCGTCCCCGAGGAGATGGGACTTTGCCTCCGGCTCGTGGCATCTGTGGGCTGCAGGCGAGGGGGCGCGGCTGCGGGATTCGAAGAGGAGTTTGACCGCTTGCTTTCCTGAATGTGCTGTCTCCTCTCTCCCCGCACAGAGAGAAGGGGTTCAGGATTCAGTGGGTGGATGATACTCATGCACTCGGCATCTTTCcctgcctggcctcaggtaagGCACCCCCGGTGGGCCCGGCCCTCACTCGGATCCCCACTGAGAGGGAGGACTCTTGGTTCCCTGGGTGGAGGCCACCATCTCCTGGGCGCAGGCTCAGCTGAGCTACTGGGCTCTTGGGGTTCTGTTTCCAGCCTAAAACCCAGGGGGAGCCGAGCGGTCTCTGGCCCATAGTAATGCGCCTTaatgaagaagcctttcctatTGTGTTAGTGCTTTCAATGAAAAGGCATCAGATTCAGGCGACCTTTGCTGAGGAAGGTCACCGGCCAAGCCCAGCGGAGGTCCCTGTATTAAGTGAAAGCACAGGAAAGTGCTGCTTTAACGGCCAAAAGCATTTGAATTCCGGCGATTTCATATGGTTCAAGTAGACACATTCTTACTCGATTTTCACTTCGGCCTCAAGATATAGGTCAGGTTACCTCCACTGTACAGCTAGGGAGACTTAAGGATCCCAGAGTGTCAGGGGTACACTCCAAGTTACACAGCCTCTCAGTGCCACAGCTGGGGGCGCCACGCTGCCTCCTCATGACTCCAGTGCTCCTGTCCCTCTCAGCCACTTGCCTGCATTGCCTTGTCACACCACACCTTGGTATACACCAAACGTGTATACACCACGCCCCCTTCGCTGGGCTTCCTAGAAACAGCCTTCTGAACTCctgagctgggggctgggagcaCCACTGCTGGTGGGGTCCAGTCCTCAGGAGGGAGGGGGCAGCATTTAGGGAGGGAACAGGGCACGGTGGGGTCTCAAACCCCAGAAAGGGAGATTGTAGAaagaaaggcagggagggaggccaAGAGGCTGCCATGTGCTATGAGAGGAATGAGCTCTGGCTGGGGTTGGCCATGGCGTTCTGGTCTCCACAGACTACGGCGGGAGCAGGTTCCCTGggttcagtttcctcttctgtagagCAGTGGGCAGCTTGGACCTGAAGCGTCTCCCAGCTCTGCTCTGCCGTACTCTGTAAATAGCCGGGGTGCTGCAGTGCCAGGTGTGACTCAGGACGGTGAACACATGTTCCCTGGAGGGTCCCGAGTGGTGAAAGGGGGAGAGGCTGTGTTTAGCCCTGGGGCTTCGGAAACTGGGAGCCCGCCTCTTCTGATGTCAGAATCACAGCCTCACCAGTGCTCTCCCTGACCAGCCTGGGGTGGGAGTGTCCTCTGAGCGCAGGGGTCCCTGTGCAGGCCTGTGGGGCTCTGGGGGACAAGGCAAGCAGGCGGCAGTCGTCTCTTGCCCATCCAGGGCGGTGTTGGAGCAGCCCTGCCCTGAGCTTCGAACAGGTGCACAACACGGCTGCTGGCGTTCGGGGTGGTAGGTGTGCCGCAGGAtcctgaggaggagggagtgacTCCGCACCTGCTTTCTCTCCGCAGCTGCTGAAGCTCTGACCCGGGAGTTCTCGGTGCTCAAGATCCGGCCCCTCACGCAGGGAAGCAAGCAGTCAAAGCTCAAAGCCTTGCAGAGGCCAAGTAAGGAAAGCGGATGTCCGTGGATAGGgaggctatgtgtgtgtgtgcgcgcgtgtgtgcatgtgtgtgtgagtgtgtgtatgtgcgtgtgtgtctggTTTGAGCAGGGTCTTCTCCGTTCATTCTTCCCTCTTGACTTCTCTGCTCTTTGGGAGCCCTGGGCTGCAGTAGCCAGTGGGGCTGGGTTTCCCCTCCCTAGCAGGCCTAGGGGGGTCTAGGGCAGGGGTCTCCCTTGGGGAGTGGCATCTGCCAGCTGCTGTGCAGGGAGGCCCTCGTGCTCACACCCTCTTCTGGGCACCGCTCAGGGGAAAGCTGGTTCTTTCTTCTGGAGGGCCCTGGAAACCGTATCCCACAGGTCCGGGAAGGGCCTGGGCTTTGGAGGACCCCTAAATGGCTCTGTCAGTTACTTCAGCCGGCCTCAGTGACACTGAGGAAGTCACTCAGTGTGTGAGttggtttcttcttctgtaaaatgagcagACTCTTCAGTCTGGAGGATTGAATGAGAGCCTGGCATACCTGCCTGGAGCCCTGAGGGCACACAGAAGGTACCAGATAACCGTTAGCgcctccctttccccttccccctccagAAACCATGGTGGGAGATTTTAGACACGAGTTTTCCATGACTTCAAACTAGCAACTAGTCAAATGGGCCTGCAAGAGGCCTGCCGAGGCCGGCTGTGCTCTCATGGGTGGTTACGTAGCCAAAACTGTCCAAGGTTTCTTGGAACAGTAAATATCCTGTCCGTAGCTCAGGATATTTGTGAGCTCTGGGTGTTCCATCCTGACTTGATATCCCTCCCAAAGGACCCTAAAAAGCAGGGAGGTGTGCAGGATGAACCCCTCAGCCCCCTCACTGTAGAGACAGAGAAACAAGGGCATGGAGAGGCAACAGGTTTGGGTCAGCATCCCCTGGGGGGCCAGGATCCCTAAGTGGGCCCCCTCGCACAAGCATCCGGCCACACCACAGGCACAGGTGGGCCCAGGCCTCACACATGTCACACGAGAGGCTGGCTCCGATGGCCTCGACGGCTGCTGTGTTGCTGGGGGAGAGGCAGCCACGGCCTTGTGTTCAGGTCCCCACCGTGGGGCTTTCCTTCTAGAACTCCTGCGTCTGGTGAAGGAGAGGCCGCAGACAAATGTGACGGTGGCCCGGAGGCTGGTGGCCCGGGCCCTGGGACTCCAACACAAAAAGAAAGAGCGGCCTGCTGTCCGGGGTCCGCTGCCGccctgaggcctggagacccAGCCGGCCTGGATCTGCGCCCTGATGTAGCTGGTGCCCCAACACCATAAGCCTTCACAGATGCCAGAGCAGCCCCGCGCCACCCTCAAGCTTCACCATGGGGTGTGGTGGGCTTTAGTTTAGTCTcacaaatggagaaaaaataaaaactcacatTGTTCTAATGTGATCGCTTTGAAATGTGGTCTGTGGGGGACGCTAGGGGGTGCTGTTCCACCTTGCAGTGCAGGCCTGTGGCTGCTGAAGGAAGGTCACTTGAGGAGCTTGGCTGGGAGGAACCCCGCTAGGCCTGCAGGGCCTTTGTGCACAGCCTGCCCAGTTTTGGGAGCTGGGTTGCACCTGCTGTGTAGCACCTGCCCACACTCCTTTGGCAGTTCAGGTATCCAGCCCGCTGGCCTGTGCTGTGGGACAGTTCTGGGACCCCTGGGCTGGTCCTGGTGTTACCTGTCAGTGCCGGTTCTTGCAGAAATAAACGTGAACAAAGGCAAGAGGTGAGATCTGAATGTGCTCCGATGCCCTCATCGATTGTGGTTTGGGTGGAGTTGGTGCTAAGGTTGTCCTACCTACCCTCTAGTTTGCTGGGTCCTAGCATGCTGTTGACACAAGGGGGAGCCCCTGTGTCTGGGTGAGTGGCTGGTTTGGGCCGGCCACCCCCACCGCCACTGAGAATGGCTGGGAGCCCGTCCTGCGAAAGGATGCCCTCTTGCTTTGAGAAGCTGCCTGGTGGCTGTTTAAATCTAGACTTCCCATCCGACCCTAACATAACTGCTACGCCTCCTGACAAGTTTCAGTAAAAACCACAGGAGTGCAAGAAAGATTATGACCCCTGTTCGCTGCTTTTTGTGATCTTCTTAGACTGCTTCTCCCAGAGGGCAGGAGCTGCCCCTTTTGGAGTCCACTGAAGGAGCCTCCTAGCAGCCACACTGGGCTGGAGGGGATCTGGGGACCCATGTCCACAGAAGGAAAACCATGAATGTATCTGAAGTTCCGCTTCCGGCCACTGAACACGGGAAGTCTGCTGCTCAGGGCCCAGGTGCTGTGGGTCAAAGGAAACACAGACGCGTTTCATAAATCTTTTATTCCAAGTTTCAAGTATGTGTAAGTGTCTGTGATGACACATGGTGCTCAGCGAGCGCCCTGTCACCCAGGACCCTGGTTATAGCACCGTTCAATCAAAAACCCACAGAATTGGAACAATAGGAAGATGAGTCACTTACACAGGTGGGTTGGTTTTTCCTTAGATTTGTACTTCCAAAGGCCCAGATGTCCAATATTAAATGCCAATAAACTTGTGTCTCAAAAGTCtgtgaaaatataataatagtatcCTGAAAAACAAGGTCGGGGGGTGTGGAGAGAGAAGCACCAAGTCTGAGCTCACTGAATCAGAAAACACGTGGCACCATTATCTATGTGACTATAATAGACTAGAGGGTTTCCATGGAAGAGAGGTCTAGATATTCAAGTTTGCTGCAAACGACCTAAGAGGAGGAGAAACAGGATTCGGCCTGACCCTCTCTGGGGGCTGATGAGCCCACATTTGTCCACGTGTCACTGGAGAAGAACACGCCTGCACTGTGTCTGTGGTGAGCTCGGTGGCTTGAATGGGACAAGCTGATGACAACCTGTCTGTGGGCCTCGTCCTGGTCAAGGTTGGCTCTCAGTGCTGCTCCAGCAGCTCCGTGGACAAACCCCAGCCTCCAAGGCCTTCTCAGGCCCCAAGGGTCAGGCAGCAGCCCCCGGTGAGCGACGGAAGGGTCCCCTTCCTCCTGAGCTTGGACACGGCTGCAGGGGTCTGGACGGGGTGGGGGCCGGGCTGGGTGAGGGCGCGGTGGCGTTCGTTCAGACTCAGTTGTTGGGGGAAGTCCCACGGAAGATGTGGTGTGGCCTGAAGACGGGAGATGACCACGCAGATTTCTTTACTGCggggagagctggttgtttaagagCCCGCTGAAGTGCTCAAACTTTTTTTCCGTCTCTTCGCTGAAGGAACCACCTGAAGAGTGAGAATCGGGGGGAGGGAGTGGGCAAAGGAGGTGCTCAGGCCTTGCCTGACCCTGGTAAGTGGGCCGCTGCCGGGGTCACCTCTGTGTGCCCTCACAAGGACAGGTGCCAGGCGCTGGCCATCTCTAGGGGTGGGCACATGGCAGGTGCTCTGTCAAAGTTGAGTGAACGAGTGAATAAATATAGCGcctttaattttaacattttgccaAGAGTGAGGCCCATGAATTCTCCTGCAGAGGAAAAAGCTCTGCCTTCCCTCTTGTTCCCCAAGTCCTATCATCCAAGGAAAAAAGTGTCTTTATTGGACACTAGGAATAACCGTGCTTTGCTAGCTTCCAGCTCTTGACAGAAAAACCTGATAGGCAGAGCCCACAGATTGCTGATGCCCACATTTTTGAGGTCACATGCATGATGAGCCAGTGGCCTCGGCTCCAACCCTTAAATAGCCTTGGGGTCTGCGCTGGGCCGGCCCGGTCCTGTACCACCCTCTCTCCATGGCCGGAGCTGGCTGTAAAAACTCAGTCTCCATCCAGGCCTGTGTGTCTGTGGCTTCCGTCCTGAATGTGGAAATGTGATGCTGGCTGCATTCCCTGAGCTCTTTACCCAAATTAGGAAGCTGCCTCTGGGTCCTTAAGAAAGTAGGGCAGCTCCCGCCTGCTTCCTGGAGCGGGGGCGGCCTGGACCTTACCTATGTGGCAGTTGTACATCCAGATGCGGTGGCCGTCATAGCGGCTCCTGCACTTCATGATGTTGTTGGAGTAATCAGATTCTGCAACCTCGAAGTTGGGGTTAATCACAACCTGGGGAGAAGCAGGGCAGAGGAGGCTGCTGGATCCCTCTGTGGCCACCTCCACCCAGGCCCGGGGATCTGCGAGACCAGCGACCTCAGGGAAGGGGAGCGTGGCAGGTGCCGGGACCCAAGAAGGGAGTCTGTGGGTCCCAACAAAGTCCTTGGGGTGGGGCAGAGATGAGTCAGGGAGCACAGGGAGCATGGCCCAGAGGAGGGAGACCCTGCCCTCTGTCCATGGCGGTGTAACACACACCCCTCTACCCAGGGTGGGCCTTTGGAAGGGGGTCACCCCCTCCTGGGAGTTCTGAGGGAGGCAGGAGTTGGGGTCTGGGGAGACCCCAGAAGAAGatgctggagaagcagaagggtatGGGGAGGACCTGGCAGTGTGGGAAGCGGGAAGAGGGCTGCCTGGGCACTGGAGATGGGACACTCGTCACAGCCATGTGACTGTGGACAcgtcccttcctctctctgtgaAATGACGGGTGGGACCTggggatctgtgtccctgcctgTTCTGCTGGGCCAGGGCCTGGCTCTGGGGCTGCTGGAGAAGCCACATCCTCTCCCCGTCCTTCCACCCCTGCCTCTGCATCCCCCCAGCTGCCGGGACTTTGCCCAGAACAGCAGGAATAGGAAGGACATATTCTGAGAGGGTGTCTGTGAGGGGACAGAAAGGGGGAGGTTCGCGGTGAGGACCCGAGGAGAAAAGtgaaagggagggggagggagaagagacaaCAGTGGTGAACAGAGGGG from Macaca mulatta isolate MMU2019108-1 chromosome 8, T2T-MMU8v2.0, whole genome shotgun sequence includes these protein-coding regions:
- the R3HCC1 gene encoding R3H and coiled-coil domain-containing protein 1 (non-AUG (CUG) translation initiation codon; The RefSeq protein has 1 substitution compared to this genomic sequence), translated to MALLCLDGVFLSSAENDFVHRIQEELDRFLLQKQLSKVLLFPPLSSRLRYLIHRTAENFDLLSSFSVGEGWKRRTVICHQDIRVPSSDGLSGPCRPPASYPSKYHGPRPTSNQGAAAPRGARAGRWYRGRKPDQPLYVPRVLRRQEEWGLTSTSGLKGEAPAGRDPEEPGDVGAGDPNSDQGLPVLMTQGTEDLKSPGQRCENEPLPDPVGPEPPGPESQSGKGDRVETATRFGSTLQLDLEEGKESPLEKRLVAEEEEDEEEVEEDGPSSCLEDDYTELLQEITDNLTKKEIQIEKIHLDTSSFVEELPGEKDLAHVVEIYDFEPALKTEDLLATFSEFQEKGFRIQWVDDTHALGIFPCLASAAEALTREFSVLKIRPLTQGSKQSKLKALQRPKLLRLVKERPQTNVTVARRLVARALGLQHKKKERPAVRGPLPP